The proteins below are encoded in one region of Pelagicoccus sp. SDUM812003:
- a CDS encoding RNA polymerase sigma factor has translation MPPELKTIVDDHYQNLYRFAYSLTRSSDDAWDLTQEAFLRLAQKRSSIRSASAIKSWLYTTLYREFIRVAKKAKRFDPWEEHESTAQPSDTSLNQIRKAEANDLLDALGRLKTGYRQVVALYYLESYSYKQISEILDIPIGTVMSRLSRGKDMLKAEIQAPNASRNERLVPFSSPKQRPSNG, from the coding sequence ATGCCGCCCGAACTGAAGACCATCGTCGACGACCACTACCAGAACCTCTATCGTTTCGCCTACAGCTTGACGCGGTCCTCCGACGACGCCTGGGATCTCACCCAAGAGGCCTTTCTGCGACTCGCCCAAAAACGCTCCAGCATCCGCTCCGCAAGCGCCATCAAATCGTGGCTCTACACCACACTCTATCGGGAATTCATCCGAGTCGCCAAAAAAGCCAAGCGCTTCGATCCCTGGGAAGAGCATGAATCCACCGCTCAGCCGAGCGATACCAGCCTAAACCAGATTCGAAAAGCCGAAGCCAACGATCTCCTGGACGCTCTGGGCCGACTGAAGACCGGCTACCGCCAAGTGGTGGCCCTCTACTACCTGGAAAGCTACTCCTACAAGCAGATATCCGAAATACTCGACATACCGATCGGCACCGTGATGTCCCGCCTCTCGCGAGGAAAAGACATGCTCAAAGCGGAGATCCAAGCTCCCAACGCCTCGCGAAACGAGAGGCTCGTCCCCTTTTCATCTCCCAAGCAAAGGCCTTCAAATGGATAG